One stretch of Terriglobales bacterium DNA includes these proteins:
- a CDS encoding hemolysin family protein — protein MSAGFIVAMAALLALLALVSYVDRVYTEMGKFLSREFQDNIEAFEQRIEPRLGVSRARAQLSMAVLTQLSTAAIALMIGYSIFEDGRWDLAEVLEAAVCLVIIIVVFNRLLPFVFFTRTSGRWLAHFTIPLRALIYLVFPVTLVLGFALSVAALAEAQEPEEPEHPSEAVDALIEAGQEEGILEESDRRLIQSVVEFGDKTAREVMTARPDIAAVPVSMTVEKFIESQRTRPFSRMPVYDGTIDNIKGIVLAHDALQVSDSEAGVQTVEKLMRPVLFVPETMHVSTLLRELQSQNMHMAIVVDEYGGVAGVVTMEDLVEEIVGEIRDEHEAKSDIVRESDTSYIVPGTMDVDRLDELFHIRPDGREATTVAGLVSEIVGHIPQKGEVVEEGGLRYEVLDSSQRRVKRLRISSRLPQQARA, from the coding sequence ATGAGCGCCGGATTCATTGTCGCCATGGCAGCGCTGCTGGCCCTGCTTGCCCTGGTCTCCTACGTGGACCGTGTGTACACCGAGATGGGCAAGTTTCTCTCCCGTGAGTTCCAGGACAACATCGAGGCCTTCGAGCAGCGCATCGAGCCCCGGCTCGGGGTCAGCCGCGCGCGCGCCCAGCTCTCCATGGCGGTGCTCACCCAGCTCAGCACGGCGGCCATCGCGCTGATGATCGGATACTCCATCTTCGAGGATGGGCGTTGGGACTTGGCGGAGGTCCTGGAGGCAGCGGTCTGCCTGGTGATCATCATCGTGGTCTTCAACCGCCTGCTGCCCTTCGTTTTCTTCACCCGGACCAGCGGCCGGTGGCTGGCCCATTTCACCATCCCGCTGCGCGCGCTCATCTACCTGGTATTCCCGGTCACGCTGGTGCTTGGGTTCGCGCTTTCCGTGGCCGCGCTGGCCGAGGCGCAGGAGCCGGAGGAGCCGGAACATCCCTCGGAGGCGGTGGACGCGCTGATCGAAGCGGGGCAGGAAGAGGGCATCCTGGAGGAGAGCGACCGGCGGCTGATCCAGTCGGTGGTGGAGTTCGGCGACAAGACCGCGCGCGAGGTCATGACCGCGCGCCCCGACATCGCCGCCGTTCCCGTCTCGATGACAGTGGAGAAGTTCATCGAATCCCAGCGCACCCGCCCCTTCTCGCGCATGCCCGTCTATGACGGCACCATCGACAACATCAAGGGCATCGTGCTGGCGCACGACGCGCTGCAGGTCAGCGATTCCGAGGCGGGTGTGCAGACGGTCGAGAAGCTGATGCGTCCCGTGCTCTTCGTGCCCGAGACCATGCACGTCAGCACCCTGTTGCGCGAGCTGCAGAGCCAGAACATGCACATGGCCATCGTGGTGGACGAGTACGGCGGGGTGGCCGGCGTGGTCACCATGGAGGACCTGGTGGAGGAGATCGTGGGCGAGATCCGCGACGAGCACGAGGCCAAGTCCGACATCGTGCGCGAGAGCGACACCTCCTACATCGTCCCCGGCACCATGGACGTGGACCGGCTGGACGAGCTCTTCCACATCCGCCCCGACGGGCGCGAGGCCACCACCGTCGCCGGCCTGGTCAGCGAGATCGTGGGGCACATTCCGCAGAAGGGCGAAGTCGTGGAGGAGGGCGGCCTGCGCTACGAGGTGCTGGACTCCTCGCAGCGGCGGGTCAAGCGGCTGCGCATCAGCTCGCGTTTACCCCAACAGGCGAGGGCCTGA
- the ybeY gene encoding rRNA maturation RNase YbeY: MVILRHPIAGVSRTALERFAGRARRAAGLRGEVNVLVTGDAELRRLNRQFRHQDKPTDVLSFPGPDPDFAGDIAISAATASRNARRLGHSTVDELKLLLLHGVLHLAGYDHERDQGEMARKEQRLRRNLGLPTSLTERANGSGRRPRS; the protein is encoded by the coding sequence ATGGTCATCCTTCGACATCCGATCGCGGGCGTCAGCCGGACGGCGCTGGAGCGCTTTGCCGGCCGCGCCCGCCGGGCTGCCGGTTTGCGCGGCGAAGTCAACGTGCTGGTGACCGGAGACGCCGAATTGCGCCGCCTGAACCGGCAATTCCGACACCAGGACAAGCCCACCGACGTGCTTTCCTTCCCCGGGCCTGACCCAGACTTCGCTGGGGACATCGCGATCTCGGCTGCCACAGCCTCGCGCAATGCCCGCCGGCTCGGCCACAGCACGGTGGACGAACTGAAGCTGCTGCTGCTTCACGGAGTGCTGCACCTGGCGGGATACGACCACGAGCGCGACCAGGGCGAGATGGCGCGCAAGGAGCAACGCTTGCGGCGCAATCTCGGATTGCCCACATCTCTGACCGAGCGTGCCAACGGTTCGGGGCGGAGGCCGCGGTCATGA
- a CDS encoding PhoH family protein — translation MKKNLDIFPKIETLFGTRDENLHLLEDGLNVTIDLKADSVEIEGAAEDVARAERVLADYDHLQRNGFTFNNGDLGSLLRVVIGDPNVSLRSLAEAGRQRSFGKRVVQPKSVNQRRYIEAIEKHDMVFGIGPAGTGKTYLAVAMAIGALLAKQVNRIVLARPAVEAGERLGFLPGTLQEKVDPYLRPLYDALYDLLDQERVDRYLEKNVIEIAPIAFMRGRTLSDAFVIVDEAQNTTPEQMKMVLTRLGFNSKAVITGDITQIDLPGSRRSGMLEAIDVLKRVEGIAFSYFDESDVVRHHLVQRIIVAYDTHKAAAEAQLSLELGTKGNGETNGKGNGKASPEPAQEYRYEE, via the coding sequence ATGAAGAAGAACCTGGATATCTTTCCCAAGATCGAAACCCTCTTCGGCACGCGGGACGAAAACCTGCACCTGCTGGAAGACGGCCTGAACGTGACCATCGACCTGAAAGCGGACTCCGTGGAGATCGAGGGCGCCGCCGAGGATGTGGCGCGGGCCGAGCGGGTGCTCGCCGACTATGACCATCTGCAGCGCAACGGATTCACCTTCAATAACGGCGACCTGGGTTCGCTGTTGCGGGTGGTGATCGGCGATCCCAACGTGAGCCTCCGGAGTCTGGCGGAAGCCGGACGGCAGCGCTCCTTCGGCAAGCGCGTGGTGCAGCCCAAGAGCGTCAACCAGCGCCGCTACATCGAGGCCATCGAGAAGCACGACATGGTCTTCGGCATCGGGCCGGCGGGCACGGGGAAGACCTACCTGGCGGTGGCCATGGCCATCGGCGCGCTGCTGGCCAAGCAGGTGAACCGCATCGTCCTGGCGCGTCCGGCGGTCGAAGCCGGCGAGCGCCTGGGGTTCCTGCCGGGAACGCTGCAGGAGAAGGTGGACCCGTACCTCCGCCCGCTGTACGACGCGCTCTACGACCTGCTCGACCAGGAGCGGGTGGACCGCTACCTGGAGAAGAACGTCATCGAGATCGCTCCCATCGCCTTCATGCGAGGCCGGACGCTGAGCGACGCCTTCGTCATCGTGGACGAGGCCCAGAACACCACCCCCGAGCAGATGAAGATGGTGCTCACCCGCCTCGGCTTCAACTCCAAGGCGGTGATCACCGGCGACATCACCCAGATCGACCTGCCGGGCTCCAGGCGCAGCGGCATGCTGGAGGCGATCGACGTGCTCAAGCGGGTCGAGGGGATCGCGTTCTCGTACTTCGACGAGAGCGACGTGGTACGCCACCACTTGGTGCAGCGCATCATCGTAGCCTACGACACCCACAAGGCTGCCGCCGAAGCGCAGCTCTCGCTGGAGCTGGGCACGAAGGGCAATGGGGAAACGAACGGGAAGGGGAACGGCAAAGCCAGCCCGGAGCCTGCGCAAGAGTATCGCTACGAGGAATAG
- a CDS encoding DEAD/DEAH box helicase, translating to MRNFSELPLSPYIQERLSAARFTVPTPVQAAAIPQALQGKDVLATAQTGTGKTLAFLIPIMEDFLNNPPQGIAALVLVPTRELAMQVAEQYDALRGKKLSPAALVVGGLSEGAQLSALRGGARLVVATPGRLEDFLERRLIDFRSLRVLILDEADRMLDMGFLPSLRRIARVLPKDRQTMCFSATLEASVAHLVNDYTRKPVRLAFGSTLKPSENVRVQAFEVSKDSKQQVLQRLLNRETGRCLVFARTKRGTERLAKRLAREGFSAAMIHGDRSQSQRTAALYGFQQGRFQVLVATDLASRGIHVEDIAHVINYDLPQIAEDFIHRVGRTGRAGEHGVASTLYLQDEWSELKDLERTLGIRMELKDADTEFSGKKSYAAAPAAGIASAPRTRMARLPGEVLQLHAEMA from the coding sequence ATGCGAAACTTTTCGGAGCTGCCCCTCTCGCCCTATATCCAGGAGCGACTCTCGGCAGCCCGCTTCACGGTGCCTACCCCGGTGCAGGCCGCCGCCATCCCCCAAGCCCTTCAGGGCAAGGATGTGCTGGCGACCGCCCAGACCGGCACTGGCAAGACTTTGGCCTTCCTGATCCCGATCATGGAAGACTTTCTCAACAACCCCCCTCAGGGGATCGCGGCGCTGGTCCTGGTGCCTACCCGCGAACTGGCCATGCAGGTGGCCGAGCAGTACGACGCCTTGCGGGGCAAGAAGCTCTCCCCGGCAGCGCTGGTCGTCGGTGGGCTGTCGGAGGGCGCGCAACTCAGCGCGCTCCGCGGCGGCGCCCGCCTGGTGGTGGCCACGCCCGGCCGCCTGGAAGACTTCCTGGAACGCCGCTTGATCGACTTCCGCAGTCTGCGCGTGCTCATCCTGGACGAAGCCGACCGGATGCTGGACATGGGCTTCCTGCCCTCGCTCCGACGGATCGCCCGGGTGCTCCCCAAAGACCGCCAGACCATGTGCTTCTCGGCGACCCTGGAAGCGTCGGTCGCCCACCTGGTCAACGATTACACGCGCAAGCCGGTGCGGCTGGCCTTCGGGTCCACGCTGAAACCGTCGGAGAATGTGCGGGTGCAGGCCTTCGAGGTGTCGAAGGACAGCAAGCAACAGGTGCTGCAAAGATTGCTGAACCGCGAGACTGGGCGCTGCCTGGTCTTTGCCCGTACCAAGCGCGGCACCGAGCGGCTGGCCAAGCGGCTGGCGCGCGAAGGGTTCTCGGCGGCCATGATCCACGGCGACCGCTCGCAATCGCAGCGCACGGCAGCCCTATATGGCTTCCAGCAGGGCCGATTCCAGGTGCTGGTAGCGACCGACCTGGCCTCCCGCGGCATCCACGTGGAGGACATCGCGCACGTCATCAACTACGACCTGCCGCAGATCGCGGAGGACTTCATCCACCGGGTAGGGCGCACCGGCCGCGCCGGCGAGCACGGCGTCGCTTCCACTCTGTACCTGCAGGATGAATGGAGCGAACTGAAGGACTTGGAGCGTACACTGGGTATTCGCATGGAGCTCAAGGATGCCGATACCGAATTCTCTGGCAAGAAGAGCTATGCCGCGGCCCCGGCTGCCGGCATCGCCTCAGCCCCTCGTACGCGGATGGCCCGGCTGCCCGGGGAGGTCCTGCAGTTGCACGCCGAGATGGCGTAG
- a CDS encoding AAA family ATPase gives MDPGDRLKVLINSSTPIVAVETVEEARVLALVRQTCAELSLPLFEWSIADGLMRSAVAPSRSSATGMRRDQLQAAVNQAVNLGVMESSAQGAGQTIMNTREPAAALAHIETLTLDAVFVLKDFHRHLEDAVVIRRLRDVVQYFAASRRALVLTGPAIKMPPELEKEVEFLDFPLPDRTRLHDIVEETFARVAKSHTLKRNADGAVVEQMAANLCGLTEEEAERAVAQALVTRYALCPEIVTDVLEAKKDILRRTGMLEFVDATVNLSAIGGLENLKRWLGKRRGAFDDAARQFGLEPPRGVIIMGVQGCGKSMCARAIAGDWKLPLTKFDTSAIYDKYIGETEKRIQKLFRVAEQLAPVVLWIDELEKVFAGSGPDSASVDAGVSSRLLGSFLSWMQDRKSPVFVAATCNNVTVLPPELMRKGRFDEIFFVDLPNTAERKAIFSLHLAKRKRNPQDFDLDRLAAAARGYSGAEIEATVQSAMYAAYAAKKPMSTETVLEEIKATVPLSATRAEDVEQLRDWASKRAVPASLADAAGTSAPGR, from the coding sequence ATGGATCCCGGCGATCGCCTCAAGGTCCTGATCAATTCCAGCACCCCCATCGTGGCCGTGGAGACGGTGGAGGAAGCGCGGGTGCTGGCGCTGGTGCGCCAGACCTGCGCCGAGCTGAGCCTGCCCCTGTTCGAGTGGAGCATCGCCGACGGGCTGATGCGCAGCGCGGTCGCGCCCTCGCGATCGAGCGCCACCGGGATGCGCCGCGACCAGTTGCAGGCCGCCGTCAACCAGGCGGTCAATCTCGGCGTGATGGAGAGCTCCGCCCAAGGCGCGGGCCAGACCATCATGAATACCCGCGAGCCGGCGGCCGCCCTGGCCCACATCGAGACCCTCACCCTCGACGCGGTCTTCGTCCTCAAAGACTTCCATCGGCATCTCGAGGATGCAGTAGTCATCCGCCGCCTGCGCGATGTGGTGCAGTACTTCGCGGCCTCGCGCCGGGCCCTGGTGCTGACCGGGCCGGCCATCAAGATGCCCCCGGAGCTGGAGAAGGAAGTCGAGTTCCTCGACTTTCCGTTGCCCGACCGCACGCGGCTGCACGACATCGTCGAGGAGACGTTCGCGCGGGTCGCGAAGTCCCACACTCTTAAGAGAAACGCCGACGGAGCGGTGGTGGAGCAGATGGCGGCGAACCTCTGCGGCCTGACCGAGGAAGAAGCCGAGCGCGCGGTGGCGCAGGCGCTGGTCACACGCTACGCCCTCTGCCCGGAGATCGTTACCGACGTGCTTGAGGCCAAGAAGGACATCCTGCGGCGCACCGGCATGCTGGAGTTCGTGGATGCCACGGTCAACCTGAGCGCCATTGGCGGGCTGGAGAACCTGAAGCGCTGGCTGGGCAAGCGGCGCGGCGCCTTCGACGACGCCGCCCGGCAGTTCGGGCTGGAGCCGCCGCGCGGCGTCATCATCATGGGGGTGCAGGGCTGCGGCAAGAGCATGTGCGCCCGCGCCATCGCCGGCGACTGGAAGCTCCCGCTCACCAAGTTCGACACCTCGGCCATTTACGACAAGTACATCGGCGAGACCGAGAAGCGCATCCAGAAGCTGTTCCGGGTGGCGGAGCAACTGGCGCCGGTGGTGCTGTGGATCGACGAACTGGAGAAGGTCTTTGCCGGCAGCGGCCCCGATTCCGCATCGGTGGACGCCGGGGTGTCGTCGCGCCTGCTGGGCTCGTTCCTATCCTGGATGCAGGACCGTAAGTCGCCGGTCTTCGTGGCTGCCACTTGCAACAACGTCACCGTGCTGCCGCCGGAGCTGATGCGCAAAGGCCGCTTCGACGAGATCTTCTTCGTCGATCTGCCGAACACGGCCGAGCGCAAGGCCATCTTCTCCCTGCACCTGGCCAAGCGGAAGCGGAACCCGCAGGATTTCGATCTGGACCGCCTCGCGGCCGCTGCCCGGGGCTATTCCGGGGCCGAGATCGAGGCGACGGTGCAATCGGCGATGTATGCCGCTTACGCAGCCAAGAAGCCGATGTCCACGGAAACGGTTTTGGAAGAGATCAAGGCCACGGTGCCACTCTCCGCCACCCGCGCTGAAGATGTCGAGCAACTTCGGGATTGGGCCAGCAAGCGAGCGGTGCCGGCATCACTGGCGGACGCGGCGGGGACTTCGGCGCCAGGGCGCTAG
- the rpsT gene encoding 30S ribosomal protein S20 — protein MANHFSALKRARQTEKRSARNRTSKSRLRTELRRLRESLAAGDKAKAGETFRSTVSAIDKAIQKGVIHQNTAARYKSRLSARLAALK, from the coding sequence ATGGCAAACCATTTTTCGGCGCTCAAGCGCGCCCGGCAGACGGAAAAACGGAGCGCGCGCAATCGCACCAGCAAGTCGCGGCTGCGCACCGAGTTGCGCCGCCTGCGCGAGAGCCTGGCCGCCGGCGACAAGGCCAAGGCCGGCGAGACCTTCCGCAGCACCGTGTCCGCCATCGATAAGGCCATCCAGAAAGGCGTCATCCACCAGAACACCGCGGCGCGCTACAAATCGCGCCTCAGCGCCCGCCTGGCCGCGTTGAAGTAG
- a CDS encoding arylamine N-acetyltransferase, whose translation MPTLEVLRAIHRQHLLTIPFENLDIPLKREVRLELPRIYTKMVRRHRGGFCYEHNGLFAWALREIGFDLDMLSGRVARGDGGYGPEFDHMLLLVRLDGVRWLADVGFGDSFLEPLRLDTTEPQFDRGLEYQIVREKEDYLLLRREDGRLEHKFLFNLVPHKFGDYAEMCVYHQTSPHSTFTYRRVCSKATTSGRITLTGTALVVTEEGKRTETEITSDEQFERFLRVHFGIAIKGFPPLDIKKHPPQRHRGTEKK comes from the coding sequence GTGCCGACCCTCGAGGTCCTGCGCGCCATCCACCGCCAGCACTTGCTGACCATCCCCTTCGAGAACCTCGATATCCCCCTGAAGCGCGAGGTCCGGCTGGAGCTGCCGCGCATTTACACCAAGATGGTGCGGCGGCATCGCGGCGGCTTCTGTTACGAGCACAACGGGCTCTTTGCCTGGGCTTTGCGCGAGATCGGGTTCGACTTGGACATGCTGTCGGGGCGGGTGGCCCGCGGCGACGGCGGCTACGGTCCGGAGTTCGACCACATGCTGCTGCTGGTGCGGCTGGACGGCGTGCGCTGGCTCGCCGACGTCGGCTTCGGAGACTCGTTCCTGGAGCCGCTGCGGTTAGACACCACGGAGCCGCAGTTCGACCGCGGGCTCGAGTACCAGATCGTCCGCGAAAAGGAAGATTACCTGCTGTTGCGCCGCGAAGACGGCCGCCTGGAGCACAAGTTCCTATTCAACCTGGTCCCGCACAAGTTCGGCGACTACGCCGAGATGTGCGTCTATCACCAGACCTCGCCACACTCGACGTTCACGTACCGGCGGGTATGTTCCAAGGCGACGACCAGCGGGCGCATCACCCTGACCGGCACCGCGCTGGTGGTCACCGAGGAGGGGAAGCGGACGGAAACCGAGATCACTTCCGACGAGCAGTTCGAGCGCTTCCTGCGGGTGCACTTCGGCATCGCCATCAAAGGCTTTCCGCCACTGGACATCAAGAAGCACCCACCACAGAGACACAGAGGCACGGAGAAGAAATAA
- a CDS encoding four helix bundle protein, with translation MPESVSNLVAWQKAMDLAHSIHRVTLHFPDHEERGMTTQLRRASVSVPSNIAEGRGRGSKRDFCHFLTQARGSLYEVETQVRLAADFKYIEQAQAKHILEDCDEVARLVNGLINSLR, from the coding sequence GTGCCCGAGAGCGTTTCCAACCTGGTTGCATGGCAAAAGGCCATGGATTTGGCGCACAGCATCCACCGGGTCACCCTGCATTTTCCTGATCACGAGGAGCGCGGGATGACTACCCAGTTGCGCCGGGCATCAGTGTCAGTACCCAGCAATATTGCTGAGGGACGTGGGCGTGGATCAAAACGTGATTTCTGCCACTTCCTAACACAGGCGAGAGGTTCTCTATACGAGGTTGAAACTCAGGTCCGCCTCGCGGCCGATTTCAAGTACATCGAACAGGCTCAGGCCAAGCACATTTTGGAGGATTGCGATGAAGTCGCTAGGTTGGTCAATGGGTTGATCAATTCCTTGCGCTGA
- the holA gene encoding DNA polymerase III subunit delta, with the protein MASRGFAPSDRFVSEVKERKLRPAYVFVGDEAFFRDRCRRALIEHMVPADLRELSLYEFDLADTTVHEILDRARTPSLMAPFQVFFVRGVKNLYGRGSHDEEFSAIEAYVKDPNPNAVLIFIADHISIPADVRRMELTDKDRYERIRDTLGEYCGMVELARVDESEGMRWIVDAASARGIKVDADAARELVDSLGADMMLVSNELEKLVLYVGEKKRITLADVETMVLAAKQRSLYELTDAISARDRTRALAVLDALLHSSEGEEAAIGHLYMLAKTFRQMLVILEKNVRDSRAIWQALWQGFRVPPFAAEDIIRQARRYKSRRDITRALRLIARADLALRSNPPSKRFVLEQLVLELASEPKVLPPAWEQTELPV; encoded by the coding sequence GTGGCGTCGCGCGGCTTCGCTCCCAGCGATCGGTTTGTCTCCGAAGTCAAGGAGCGCAAGCTGCGCCCGGCGTATGTCTTCGTCGGAGACGAGGCTTTCTTCCGCGACCGCTGCCGGCGGGCGCTGATCGAGCACATGGTGCCGGCCGACCTGCGCGAGCTCAGCCTCTACGAATTCGACCTCGCCGACACCACCGTCCACGAGATCCTGGACCGGGCACGCACGCCGTCGCTGATGGCGCCCTTCCAGGTGTTCTTCGTGCGCGGGGTCAAGAACCTCTACGGCCGCGGCTCGCACGACGAAGAGTTCTCCGCCATCGAAGCCTACGTGAAGGACCCGAATCCGAATGCGGTGCTGATCTTCATCGCCGACCACATCAGCATTCCCGCCGATGTGCGGCGCATGGAACTGACCGACAAGGACCGCTACGAGCGCATCCGCGACACCCTGGGCGAGTACTGCGGGATGGTCGAATTGGCGCGGGTAGATGAGAGCGAAGGAATGCGCTGGATCGTGGACGCCGCCTCCGCGCGCGGCATCAAGGTGGACGCCGATGCCGCCCGCGAACTGGTGGACTCGCTGGGCGCCGACATGATGCTGGTCTCGAATGAGCTCGAGAAACTTGTCCTCTACGTGGGGGAGAAGAAGCGGATTACGCTGGCCGACGTGGAAACCATGGTCCTGGCGGCCAAGCAGCGCTCGCTCTACGAGCTGACCGACGCCATCTCCGCCCGCGACCGCACGCGAGCCCTGGCGGTGCTCGACGCGTTGTTGCATTCCAGCGAAGGCGAGGAGGCCGCCATCGGGCACCTTTACATGCTGGCCAAGACCTTCCGTCAGATGCTGGTGATCCTGGAAAAGAACGTGCGCGACTCGCGCGCCATCTGGCAGGCGCTGTGGCAGGGGTTCCGCGTGCCGCCCTTCGCCGCCGAGGACATCATCCGTCAGGCGCGCCGCTACAAGTCACGCCGCGACATCACCCGCGCCCTGCGCCTGATCGCCAGAGCCGACCTGGCATTGCGCTCGAATCCGCCGAGCAAGCGCTTTGTGCTGGAGCAGTTGGTGCTGGAACTGGCGTCAGAGCCGAAAGTGCTGCCGCCGGCGTGGGAGCAGACGGAGCTGCCCGTGTAG
- a CDS encoding LptE family protein: protein MFALTLTGCGYKTAGKATRLPQDLHTIAVPGFANQTQTYRIEQVLTGAVVREFAARTNYRVLNREGGDADAVLHGTVVGAELAPLTYDSRTGRASSGLVTVTMRVSLVDRQGKVLFENQNYQFREQYQISREITSFFEEDSPAVDRMSRDFARTLVSNIVEAY from the coding sequence GTGTTCGCGCTTACCCTGACTGGCTGCGGCTACAAGACCGCGGGCAAGGCGACGCGCCTGCCCCAGGACCTTCACACCATCGCCGTCCCCGGATTCGCGAACCAGACCCAGACCTATCGCATCGAGCAGGTGCTCACCGGGGCGGTGGTGCGGGAATTCGCGGCGCGAACCAATTACCGGGTGCTGAACCGGGAGGGCGGAGACGCCGATGCCGTGCTGCACGGCACCGTGGTCGGGGCCGAGCTCGCGCCTCTGACCTACGATTCACGCACCGGCCGGGCGTCCTCGGGCCTGGTGACCGTCACCATGCGCGTGTCGCTGGTGGACCGCCAGGGCAAAGTGCTGTTCGAGAACCAGAACTACCAGTTCCGCGAGCAGTACCAGATCTCGCGCGAGATCACCTCGTTCTTCGAGGAAGATTCTCCGGCGGTGGACCGCATGTCGCGTGACTTCGCGCGCACTCTGGTGTCGAACATCGTGGAGGCCTACTAG
- a CDS encoding Asd/ArgC dimerization domain-containing protein — translation MTPREKPETTVDLPAGWFRVAIVGAATLKGKELKDVLAERNFPAADTRLLDDDESLGQLDAVGDEVTFIQSVMPEHFGKVDFAFFASDSEFTRRNWKLAKGAGAAIVDLSYALEDEAGSVVRAPWIERELGTQPQPELESATTVIAHPAAMVLGLLLLRVQKAGPIRVAAATVFEPASEHGRRGMDELHEQTVNLLSFQQLPKSVFDSQVAFNIISRYGEKSEPTVEAVEQRVIAHYQRIVGGRAPVPSLMLLQAPIFHAHGFSVYIELEKRVPLADFTQAVSGEHVVVARLAEDAPSNVNAAGQDDILLTLRRDVQHENGFWIWATADNLRLAAQTAVDCAASLAASRPQGKVQ, via the coding sequence ATGACTCCGCGGGAAAAGCCGGAGACCACCGTGGACCTGCCGGCGGGATGGTTCCGCGTGGCCATCGTGGGCGCCGCGACTCTGAAAGGGAAGGAACTCAAGGACGTGCTGGCGGAGCGCAACTTCCCCGCCGCCGACACCCGGCTGCTGGACGACGACGAATCGCTGGGACAACTGGACGCGGTGGGCGACGAGGTCACGTTCATCCAGAGCGTGATGCCGGAACATTTCGGCAAGGTGGACTTCGCCTTCTTCGCCTCGGACAGCGAGTTCACGCGGCGGAATTGGAAGCTGGCGAAGGGCGCAGGCGCCGCGATCGTGGACCTGTCATACGCGCTGGAGGACGAAGCGGGCAGCGTGGTGCGCGCGCCCTGGATCGAGCGCGAGCTGGGGACCCAGCCGCAGCCGGAGCTGGAGTCGGCCACCACCGTCATCGCCCATCCGGCCGCGATGGTCCTGGGGTTGCTCCTGCTGCGGGTGCAGAAGGCGGGGCCGATCCGCGTGGCGGCGGCTACGGTCTTCGAGCCGGCCTCGGAGCACGGGCGCCGCGGCATGGATGAGCTGCACGAGCAGACCGTCAACCTGCTCAGCTTCCAGCAACTGCCCAAGAGCGTCTTCGATTCGCAGGTGGCGTTCAACATCATCTCGCGCTACGGGGAGAAGTCGGAGCCGACGGTGGAAGCGGTGGAGCAGCGGGTGATCGCGCACTACCAGCGGATCGTCGGTGGGCGGGCTCCGGTGCCTTCGCTGATGCTGCTGCAGGCGCCCATCTTCCACGCGCACGGATTCTCGGTTTACATTGAGCTGGAAAAACGGGTGCCGCTGGCGGACTTCACCCAGGCGGTGAGCGGCGAGCACGTGGTGGTGGCGCGCCTGGCGGAGGACGCGCCCAGCAACGTGAACGCCGCCGGACAGGACGATATCCTGCTCACCCTGCGGCGGGATGTGCAGCACGAGAACGGGTTCTGGATCTGGGCCACGGCCGACAATCTGCGGCTGGCCGCCCAGACGGCGGTGGATTGCGCGGCATCGCTGGCAGCTTCGCGGCCGCAGGGAAAGGTGCAGTGA